The following are encoded in a window of Streptomyces griseiscabiei genomic DNA:
- a CDS encoding family 78 glycoside hydrolase catalytic domain, producing the protein MTKPTHLRVEHLDDAVLGTDRIRPRLSWWLPAGSARQSAFRIRTRTWDSGRLEGDSGVLVPYPGPEPAPGERVTWQVKVWTDRGESDWSEPAFWETLPFTPDASLTARWIEPAEAEPAEAGQRPAHLLRHEFTLDAAPVRARVHATAHGLYELYVNGVRVGDHELSPGFTAYRSRLHVQTYDVTGLLRRGANVIGAVLSDGWFRGRTGFHRVPDGYGTRTALWAVLRCEADEATTEIATGPGWLSRPSEIVAADLMDGQASDLTQALEGWAETGLDISGWAAADVAEGRLYADPDRLTTSPAPPVRRVEELPAVAVTMPGPGVHVVDFGQNLNGWVRLSDLGPRGTELTLTHGESLDSDGDVTTAHLDAVDAGSGETFGVGQIDRVISAGRAQDVFEPRHTTHGFRYVRVEGHPGPLAAEAVHAVVVHSDLRRTGWFRCSDDMLNRLHEAAVWSFRGNACDVPTDCPTRERAGFTGDWQIFTPAAAFLYDVAGFSAKWLADLAADQWPDGRVPNWAPEPGLARHSDPTYAYMNGSAGWGDAAVIVPSLIHQLYGDEQILAEQYASMVRWVDFAAGAARDARFGERVAARPEPAPHERFLWDSGFHWGEWLEPEQDDDVPFYAQDQGIVATAYLYHSSLLLSRAAAVVGRQQDADHYGAYARQVRDAWRTEFIRPDGRLARDTQATYVRALAFGLVPEELRAATAERLVELVREAGDHPGTGFLATPHLLPVLADTGHLDVAYDLLLQDSTPSWLGMIKRGATTIWENWEGTAPDGSVTTSLNHYSKGAVVSFLHRYVAGISPREDAPGYRHFDVRPRPGGGLTAAEAEFDSVRGRIAVRWRIDGGRFHLDLTVPPTASATVVLPDGTTGEAAPGDHHFTCAMN; encoded by the coding sequence ATGACCAAGCCCACCCATCTGCGCGTCGAGCACCTGGACGACGCCGTCCTGGGCACGGATCGAATCCGGCCGCGCCTGTCCTGGTGGCTGCCGGCCGGGAGCGCCCGGCAGTCCGCCTTCCGGATCCGTACCCGCACCTGGGACTCCGGGCGCCTGGAGGGAGACAGCGGCGTGCTGGTTCCCTACCCCGGCCCCGAGCCCGCGCCCGGAGAGCGGGTCACCTGGCAGGTCAAGGTCTGGACCGACCGGGGGGAGAGCGACTGGTCCGAGCCTGCCTTCTGGGAGACGCTCCCCTTCACTCCGGACGCCTCGCTCACGGCCCGCTGGATCGAGCCTGCCGAGGCCGAGCCCGCGGAGGCCGGACAGCGCCCCGCCCACCTGCTGCGCCACGAGTTCACCCTGGACGCGGCTCCGGTCCGGGCCCGTGTGCACGCCACCGCGCACGGCCTGTACGAGTTGTACGTCAACGGTGTCCGCGTCGGCGACCACGAGCTCTCCCCCGGGTTCACCGCCTACCGCTCCCGGCTGCATGTGCAGACCTACGACGTCACCGGCCTGCTGCGCCGGGGCGCCAACGTGATCGGCGCCGTCCTTTCCGACGGCTGGTTCCGCGGTCGCACCGGATTCCACCGGGTCCCCGACGGCTACGGCACGCGAACGGCCTTGTGGGCGGTCCTTCGCTGCGAAGCCGACGAGGCCACGACGGAGATCGCCACCGGCCCGGGCTGGCTCTCCCGCCCCTCGGAGATCGTCGCCGCCGATCTGATGGACGGGCAGGCCAGCGATCTCACACAGGCGCTGGAAGGCTGGGCGGAGACCGGGCTGGACATCAGCGGCTGGGCAGCGGCAGATGTCGCCGAGGGCAGGCTGTACGCCGACCCGGACCGGCTGACGACCAGCCCCGCACCACCGGTCCGCAGGGTCGAGGAGCTGCCCGCCGTGGCCGTCACCATGCCCGGGCCGGGCGTTCACGTCGTGGACTTCGGCCAGAACCTCAACGGCTGGGTACGTCTGTCGGATCTCGGTCCGCGCGGCACCGAGCTGACGCTCACCCATGGCGAGTCGCTGGACTCCGACGGTGATGTGACGACCGCTCATCTGGACGCGGTCGACGCCGGCAGTGGCGAGACATTCGGTGTGGGGCAGATCGACCGGGTGATCTCCGCGGGCCGCGCGCAGGATGTCTTCGAACCGCGCCACACCACCCATGGCTTCCGCTACGTCCGTGTCGAGGGCCACCCGGGTCCGCTGGCCGCGGAGGCGGTCCACGCCGTGGTCGTCCACAGTGACCTGCGACGTACCGGCTGGTTCCGGTGCAGCGACGACATGCTGAACCGGCTGCACGAGGCCGCCGTGTGGAGCTTCCGGGGCAACGCCTGTGACGTGCCCACCGACTGTCCCACTCGCGAGCGGGCCGGCTTCACCGGCGACTGGCAGATCTTCACCCCGGCCGCCGCATTCCTCTACGACGTGGCCGGGTTCTCGGCGAAGTGGCTGGCCGACCTGGCCGCCGACCAGTGGCCCGACGGCCGCGTGCCGAACTGGGCCCCGGAGCCGGGGCTCGCCCGGCACTCCGACCCCACCTACGCGTACATGAACGGCTCCGCCGGCTGGGGCGACGCGGCGGTCATCGTGCCGTCGCTCATCCACCAGCTCTACGGGGACGAGCAGATCCTCGCGGAGCAGTACGCGTCGATGGTCCGCTGGGTGGATTTCGCGGCGGGCGCCGCCCGTGACGCGCGCTTCGGTGAACGGGTCGCCGCCCGCCCGGAGCCCGCGCCGCACGAGCGGTTCCTGTGGGACTCGGGCTTCCACTGGGGCGAATGGCTGGAACCCGAGCAGGACGACGATGTCCCCTTCTACGCCCAGGACCAGGGCATCGTCGCCACCGCCTACCTCTATCACTCCTCGCTGCTGCTCTCCCGTGCCGCCGCCGTCGTCGGCAGACAGCAGGACGCCGACCACTACGGCGCCTACGCACGGCAGGTGCGGGACGCCTGGCGCACCGAGTTCATCCGTCCCGACGGCCGCCTCGCACGCGACACCCAGGCCACCTACGTCCGTGCCCTCGCCTTCGGTCTCGTACCGGAGGAACTGCGCGCGGCGACGGCCGAGCGCCTGGTCGAGCTGGTCCGCGAGGCGGGCGACCATCCCGGAACGGGCTTCCTGGCCACCCCGCACCTGCTTCCCGTCCTCGCCGACACCGGCCATCTGGACGTCGCCTACGACCTGCTGCTCCAGGACTCCACCCCGTCCTGGCTCGGCATGATCAAGCGCGGTGCGACGACGATCTGGGAGAACTGGGAGGGCACGGCACCGGACGGATCGGTCACCACGTCGCTCAACCACTACAGCAAGGGCGCCGTCGTCTCCTTCCTGCACCGCTACGTCGCCGGCATCAGCCCCCGCGAGGATGCCCCCGGCTACCGTCACTTCGACGTCCGCCCACGTCCCGGCGGCGGACTCACCGCCGCCGAGGCCGAGTTCGACTCCGTCCGGGGCCGTATCGCCGTGCGCTGGCGGATCGACGGCGGACGCTTCCACCTGGATCTGACCGTGCCACCCACCGCGTCGGCCACCGTCGTGCTGCCCGACGGAACCACCGGCGAAGCCGCGCCCGGTGACCATCACTTCACCTGCGCGATGAACTGA
- a CDS encoding alpha/beta hydrolase, protein MSTSHRSRSPRFALAGRIMRWLPAPLLRAVMHRRADGKGAPMPPFHDLVAFLEAMGPAAERVMSRNDGIDLRTRFPELAAVSHRPLRIGPAEVPARVYRNPDVPARAALVWVHGGAYVSGSLDMHESDWVASALAGRGIPVLALDYRKALHGVRYPVPRDDVLAGWHWAVEHSEEALGVAPDALHLGGASAGGNLAASATRYLLEHGAPPPRSLALAYATLHGSVPAWEPAALAAVREATHGTCFEPDWLTDKNLHYAGKDHFDDPAAFPGEGEPLPGHPPTLLVNCENDTVRPSAERFAQQLAAAGVPCGEHLLSGASHGSLDRPTAPDGQEALALIEGWITAHS, encoded by the coding sequence GTGTCCACCTCCCATCGCTCACGAAGCCCACGCTTCGCGCTTGCCGGACGCATCATGCGGTGGCTGCCCGCTCCGCTGCTGCGGGCCGTCATGCACCGGCGGGCCGATGGAAAGGGGGCACCGATGCCGCCCTTCCATGATCTGGTGGCGTTCCTGGAGGCCATGGGCCCCGCCGCCGAACGCGTGATGTCCCGGAACGACGGCATCGACCTGCGGACGCGCTTTCCCGAACTGGCCGCCGTAAGCCATCGCCCACTACGGATCGGCCCGGCGGAAGTGCCCGCACGGGTGTACCGGAACCCGGACGTTCCAGCCAGGGCGGCCCTTGTCTGGGTGCACGGAGGCGCGTACGTCAGCGGAAGCCTCGACATGCACGAGTCGGACTGGGTGGCGTCGGCCCTCGCCGGCCGCGGCATCCCCGTGCTCGCCCTCGACTACCGCAAGGCTCTGCACGGTGTGCGCTATCCCGTGCCACGGGACGACGTGCTGGCGGGCTGGCACTGGGCCGTTGAGCACAGCGAGGAGGCTTTGGGCGTCGCGCCGGACGCACTGCACCTCGGCGGCGCCAGCGCGGGAGGGAACCTCGCAGCCTCCGCCACCCGGTATCTGCTGGAACACGGTGCCCCGCCGCCCCGCTCCTTGGCACTGGCCTATGCGACTCTGCACGGCTCCGTACCGGCGTGGGAACCCGCGGCTCTGGCCGCCGTGCGGGAGGCGACGCACGGCACCTGCTTCGAGCCGGACTGGCTGACGGACAAGAACCTCCACTACGCGGGCAAGGACCACTTCGACGATCCGGCGGCGTTCCCGGGCGAGGGCGAGCCCCTGCCCGGGCATCCGCCCACGCTCCTGGTGAATTGCGAGAACGACACGGTGCGGCCCTCGGCCGAGCGCTTCGCACAGCAGTTGGCCGCCGCGGGCGTCCCGTGCGGAGAGCACCTGCTTTCCGGCGCGTCGCACGGCTCGCTCGACCGGCCGACGGCACCGGACGGACAGGAAGCCCTCGCGCTGATCGAGGGCTGGATCACGGCTCATTCCTGA
- a CDS encoding TetR/AcrR family transcriptional regulator yields the protein MGTALRILDEDGPDALTFQRLGKELSSSATAVYRHFASRDHIMVAVAEELDRISLEGYEPHESWTESLRDLAIRAWNTALGHPAAAALCMGRVTRGVHELRAVDAVLEAFHRGGWRGREAVLHYQAFSNFILAMASNNAWRLVNQRFGTEVNWVQEYQPADPATYPYAEAAKEHLRSIDMTDVFSRQTDILLAALEAEAATLPRD from the coding sequence GTGGGGACGGCGCTGCGGATCCTCGACGAAGACGGGCCGGACGCGCTGACCTTCCAGCGACTCGGCAAGGAACTGTCCTCCTCCGCGACCGCGGTCTACCGGCACTTCGCGAGCCGCGACCACATCATGGTCGCCGTCGCGGAGGAGCTCGACAGGATCTCCCTCGAGGGGTACGAGCCGCACGAGTCGTGGACCGAGTCGCTGCGGGACCTGGCGATCCGTGCCTGGAACACCGCGCTGGGCCACCCGGCCGCCGCCGCGCTCTGCATGGGGAGAGTCACCCGGGGCGTGCACGAGCTGCGTGCCGTGGACGCCGTCCTGGAAGCGTTCCACCGCGGCGGCTGGCGCGGCCGGGAGGCCGTCCTGCACTACCAGGCGTTCTCGAACTTCATCCTCGCCATGGCGAGCAACAACGCCTGGCGGCTCGTCAACCAGCGGTTCGGCACCGAGGTGAACTGGGTGCAGGAGTACCAGCCGGCGGATCCTGCCACGTATCCCTACGCCGAGGCGGCGAAGGAACACCTGCGCAGCATCGACATGACCGACGTCTTCAGCCGGCAGACGGACATCCTCCTCGCGGCCCTCGAGGCCGAGGCGGCGACGCTTCCGCGCGACTGA
- a CDS encoding ABC transporter substrate-binding protein, whose protein sequence is MRQTRTRAVPVTAAVAMTAVLAGCTTTGSTSGDPSSGGAAKATKIRTTIDVPAGFDPAKALSLPDYQLARNSYDTLVRKDDGGLVGGLATKWKSTPTSATFTLRTDATCADGTPITPTVVKASLDRYADPKTAAPDLPTVFGPGNKVKVSADDAARTVRITLARPWGDMTTGLSIASTGIVCPAGLKDLKALAAGKAKGSQSGPYLLQKSQSGVSYAYTLRPEYKAWPAWRTKIPGKVAATMEYLVSADPTATGNLVTSGQLDIGKIDASGIPRFDGVNGQSVSVSRFSDFYLLFNERPGTVFADVATRRAVAQAVDRAAFTKVVSKDTGEPSTMFVQKSTPCNDPGSSFLVPTDKAAAADVLKGKKIRLVGPQVVGPAGAGNQYIQEALRAAGADVTLANVDVGAWVGTVFGKPDAWDLTVFADLNFLGTLANPLGHFVGPTVPEGGGNLGAVKNPELDKAFAQGAEATTEEARCAAYQKAAKAMISQVDAVPLVNDPFIYALRKGFSATMLGGSLDDPILRITG, encoded by the coding sequence ATGCGCCAGACCCGTACCCGCGCGGTCCCCGTGACCGCGGCAGTCGCCATGACGGCCGTGCTCGCCGGCTGCACCACCACGGGATCCACGTCCGGAGACCCGAGCAGCGGCGGTGCCGCGAAGGCGACGAAGATCCGGACGACGATCGACGTACCGGCCGGCTTCGACCCGGCCAAGGCCCTGTCCCTGCCGGACTACCAACTCGCCCGGAACAGTTACGACACCCTCGTGCGCAAGGACGACGGCGGGCTCGTCGGCGGGCTCGCCACCAAGTGGAAGAGCACGCCCACCTCGGCCACGTTCACCCTGCGCACCGACGCCACCTGCGCCGACGGGACACCGATCACGCCGACGGTCGTCAAGGCGTCCCTCGACCGATACGCCGACCCGAAGACGGCGGCACCCGATCTCCCCACGGTCTTCGGCCCCGGCAACAAGGTGAAAGTGAGCGCCGACGACGCGGCGCGGACAGTGAGGATCACGCTCGCCAGGCCATGGGGCGACATGACCACGGGCCTGTCGATCGCGAGCACCGGCATCGTCTGCCCGGCGGGACTCAAGGACCTCAAGGCCCTCGCCGCAGGCAAGGCCAAGGGCTCCCAGTCCGGCCCGTACCTCCTTCAGAAGTCCCAGTCCGGCGTCTCGTACGCGTACACCCTTCGCCCGGAGTACAAGGCATGGCCGGCCTGGCGCACGAAGATCCCCGGCAAGGTCGCCGCGACGATGGAGTACCTGGTCTCGGCCGACCCCACGGCGACCGGCAACCTCGTCACGAGCGGCCAGCTGGACATCGGCAAGATCGACGCCTCCGGCATCCCGCGCTTCGACGGCGTGAACGGCCAGTCCGTGAGCGTCAGCCGGTTCTCCGACTTCTACCTGCTCTTCAACGAACGACCCGGCACGGTCTTCGCGGACGTCGCCACCCGCAGGGCGGTCGCCCAGGCCGTCGACCGCGCCGCCTTCACCAAGGTCGTCTCGAAGGACACCGGTGAGCCGTCGACGATGTTCGTGCAGAAGAGCACCCCCTGCAACGACCCGGGCTCCTCCTTCCTCGTACCGACGGACAAGGCCGCCGCCGCGGACGTCCTCAAGGGCAAGAAGATCCGCCTCGTCGGCCCCCAGGTCGTCGGGCCGGCCGGTGCCGGAAACCAGTACATCCAGGAGGCGCTGCGGGCCGCGGGCGCGGACGTCACCCTCGCCAACGTCGACGTCGGGGCCTGGGTCGGGACCGTGTTCGGCAAGCCCGACGCCTGGGACCTCACGGTCTTCGCCGACCTCAACTTCCTCGGCACCCTCGCCAACCCGCTCGGCCACTTCGTGGGCCCGACCGTCCCCGAAGGCGGCGGCAACCTCGGCGCGGTGAAGAACCCCGAGCTGGACAAGGCCTTCGCCCAGGGCGCCGAGGCCACCACCGAAGAGGCCCGCTGCGCCGCCTACCAGAAGGCCGCCAAGGCCATGATCTCGCAGGTGGACGCGGTGCCGCTGGTCAACGACCCGTTCATCTACGCCCTGCGCAAGGGCTTCAGCGCAACGATGCTCGGCGGCTCGCTCGACGACCCCATCCTGCGCATCACCGGCTGA
- a CDS encoding amidase — protein MIDPFSTAQQIADLVRTKEVSPVEVAETYLDRIERINPAVNAVVWLDADAVRAAAVRAEQAVLRGDPLGPLHGVPVPIKDLNSVAGQPNTMSSLAIRDTPRTVTDPDVQLLLDAGAIPLGRTNSPEFGALTVSENARHGKTRNPWNPAHTSGGSSGGASAAVAAGLAPVAHASDGGGSIRVPASVTGLVGLKPSRGRVPALVRGWEHSTTEGAITRTVRDAALMLDVMGRADRLAWYSAPDPRRPYIEEVGADPGRLRIGLLLDAPTGLPVDEECRKAALTAAQALRDLGHDVVEARPRMFSYDAIMGFTWTIISASTYAIEVDDPDAVDPYIRRRRETALEVTAGDYARTAARLQAESRDVVAQWGRDFDVLLTPTTAVVAPPVGPVYDEANSDPDGPRATETRMVSFTAFVNIAGLPAVSLPVHTTADGLPVGAQLVGAPYDEATLLRLSAQLEPLFRWHERHPDDAALAGAL, from the coding sequence GTGATCGACCCTTTCAGCACCGCCCAGCAGATCGCCGACCTCGTGCGCACGAAAGAGGTCAGCCCGGTGGAGGTGGCCGAGACCTACCTCGACCGCATCGAGCGGATCAATCCCGCCGTCAACGCCGTCGTCTGGCTCGACGCCGACGCCGTGCGCGCGGCGGCCGTCCGGGCCGAGCAGGCGGTACTGCGCGGCGATCCGCTCGGCCCGCTGCACGGTGTCCCCGTCCCCATCAAGGACCTCAACTCCGTCGCCGGACAGCCCAACACGATGTCCTCACTGGCGATCCGGGACACCCCGCGGACCGTCACGGACCCCGACGTCCAGCTTCTCCTCGACGCCGGCGCGATCCCCCTCGGCCGGACGAACTCACCGGAGTTCGGCGCCCTGACCGTCTCCGAGAACGCCCGGCACGGCAAGACACGCAACCCGTGGAACCCGGCGCACACCTCCGGCGGGTCGAGCGGCGGCGCGTCGGCGGCCGTCGCGGCCGGGCTCGCCCCGGTGGCACACGCCTCCGACGGCGGCGGATCGATCCGGGTCCCGGCGTCCGTCACCGGCCTCGTGGGCCTCAAGCCGAGCCGGGGACGCGTACCCGCGCTCGTCAGGGGCTGGGAACACTCGACGACCGAGGGCGCGATCACCCGCACCGTGCGCGACGCGGCCCTGATGCTCGACGTCATGGGCCGTGCCGACCGGCTCGCCTGGTACAGCGCGCCCGACCCGCGTCGCCCGTACATCGAGGAGGTCGGTGCCGATCCCGGGCGGCTGCGGATCGGCCTGCTCCTCGACGCGCCGACCGGGCTGCCGGTCGACGAGGAGTGCCGCAAGGCGGCGTTGACCGCCGCGCAGGCACTGCGCGACCTGGGGCACGACGTCGTCGAGGCCCGTCCGAGGATGTTCTCGTACGACGCCATCATGGGCTTCACCTGGACCATCATCAGCGCCTCCACCTACGCCATCGAGGTCGACGATCCCGACGCGGTGGACCCCTACATCCGGCGCCGCCGCGAGACCGCCCTCGAGGTCACCGCGGGCGACTACGCGCGGACGGCGGCGCGTCTGCAGGCCGAGTCACGCGATGTGGTCGCCCAGTGGGGCAGGGACTTCGACGTCCTCCTCACCCCGACCACGGCGGTCGTGGCGCCGCCGGTCGGCCCCGTGTACGACGAGGCGAACTCCGACCCGGACGGCCCGCGGGCCACCGAGACCCGGATGGTCTCGTTCACCGCGTTCGTCAACATCGCCGGGCTGCCCGCCGTCTCGCTGCCCGTCCACACGACCGCGGACGGACTGCCGGTCGGCGCGCAACTCGTCGGCGCGCCCTACGACGAGGCGACGCTGCTGCGTCTGTCCGCCCAGCTCGAACCGCTGTTCCGCTGGCACGAGCGGCACCCGGACGACGCGGCACTCGCGGGGGCGCTGTGA